In the Arthrobacter sp. Soc17.1.1.1 genome, GAAGTGATGACGACCAGCCACCCTGGCGGGCGGAACTCGATCACGACGGTCTGCTTCTCCGACGTGGCCGGAAGATCCACGCGCAGGAGGTAGCCCCGCAGCGGTTGGCCGAGCGCCGCGTCACCCGTCACGGAGTAGCCGGGCCAGGCCAGTCGACTGAGGATCGCTTCCCCACCACCGGTACCGACGTTCTCGACATCGAGGACAACGCGGGTTTCCGACTGCTCGACGACCGCCACGGTGGCGTTGTCAGCTGACACGACGCCTCCTGTGACGGCCGGCGGTCCGACGCGTTCCCAGATCCTCGAGTCGTCCGACGACCAGGTCTCGCGCCATCCGTCGGGGACCTCCTTGGCTCGGAGCTCCACGCCGTACTCATCGTCGCCCGCCCGCAATATCTGGACAGCGTTCAGCGCCAGAAGGTCGACGGGAAGAGTCCCGTCCTCGGGGTCGGGTGTGAACAGTGTCCCCAGCGCACCCTGGCACGTCCATCCGTGAGAATCCATGCAGAGGTCCACTGCATAGTTCTCGAACTGCACCGGACTGTAGAGATTGTGGCTGGTCGCCCCGGACAGATACCACGTATTGGCGAAAAGAGTCTCCTCCCAGATGTCCGGCGGCAGCTCCGTCGGTACGCCGACGACGAAAGTCGCCCCACTGACCGTTTCCAGGGGGGAGCTGTAGGAGGCGACGTCGTTGGGGAGGTGGTAGTCCGGAAGGGGTGAGGACGGAAAAGTCTGGCGCTGGAAGAGGGCAGTCGCGAGCGTGATGACGATGGCGACCGCTGCGATCAGGACGCGGCGGTCCGTCGGCCGACGGCCCAGGAGACCACCTCGATTGATGACCCAGCCCACACACAGCGTGCCCAGCGCCGCGATGAGGAGGAATCCGAGGTGGAGACCGAAGTTCTCGGGGAGTTGGGTGAAGGCGAGGTACAGGGCTGCTACGAAGACGAGCGAGGCGAGCCGGATCCGCGTCCGGCTCACATGGTCCACCCGGTAACGGGACAGGAGGATGTGGACCAGCACGATCAGAGCCAGGGCCAGGTAGGGCGCCAATCGCACCGGGAACCGCAGCGGACCGAGATCGCTCGGCGCCAAAGTCAGTGCCGTTGCCACGGCCAGGAGCGTCAGGAGAGCCGCCCCGGACCGCATTGCTCGCAGTGCCCGCCGGAAATCGACGAAGCAGAGCGTGGGCAGCATCCATGTCGAGAACAGGAGCGGAACGGGGGCGAAGAAGCCCCACCAAGCGCTGACCTGGGGAGTGGCGCTGCCGACGAACGATGTGGCCAGGCCAGTGAGATCGGTTGCGAGGAAGCCGCTGTTGAGGATCTCGGATTCCCGCGACGACACGGAAGCAGTCAGCACTCCGGGCAGATAGGTTGCCAGAGCGACCAGACCCAGCACGATGCCAAGGCCGAACACCGACCTGGCAGCTCCTCGACGTCCGGACAGCAGAGCCTCCACGAGGAGGCCTCCGAGCGCGATCACCAGCATGATCGTGCCGTGGACGTACCCGATGGTGATGAGCAGGTAGCCGAAGACGAACGGGAAGATCGGATTCATCCGGTGGAATGCGAGCGCCCTACCCGACCACAGGACCCATGGGAGGAGCGAGAAGACGAACAATCCCGTCACCCACGAGGGGGCGTCCATGTAGACCGTGAATCCGCTGAGCGCCACCGCGAGGCCTGCGGAGCTGGAGAGTGCATCTGACGCGCCGTAGCCGCGGGTCAGCAGGAAGGTCCCCGCCGCCAGGACGACGAGCGCGATGATCTTGACCGCGGTGGCGAAGATCAACGCGTTCGTGGCGAAACTGGCGAGCAGACCGATCAGCAGGATCAATGGATTCCAGATGCCCCATTGGCCTTCCGCCGCATAGTTGCCTGCCATCCACGCTTCATTGCTGAAGAGGGGCCACTCCCCTGCGCGCAATGTCTGGCCGATCTTGAACCAGATACCGAAAGCACCGGACGCGGTGTCATCGTAGTAGTAGAAGCGCGGATTCCAGATCAGCGGGAGTGCGGCGCCGAGGAACGACACCGCACAAGTGACGACGAGCCACCCTGCGAGGGATTTCGGAGTCCGGTCACCGCCCGTCGTCCGTCTCGACGCGGTATCACCCTGCTCGTCCACGGCAGCAACCAGAGCTCCTTTCGAGCTCAAGCGCTGATCCCGACACGGTCGAACATGTATCGGAGGTCTACCGGTCGCCCTGCAGCAGGCCACTCACCGTGGAAGGCCGACGCCGTCCCGCTCCGCACCTCCGACGTCATGACTGCTGCCACCGTGGCTGAGCGTGGTCGTGTTTCATCGGGCAAGTATTTCACAGCTCCACTCCTGCCTCCGCCGATCCTCCGCACGGGTGCGCGACACACGAGGCCGGCTGCGGCAGCTCCCCGCGCTCCGTCGCGGGCCCGTTCCCCACCACGCTCCCGTGCTGCGGCGCCGCCATGAGCGCAGTGCCGGAGGGTTGATTCCCGTCGGGCCGACGCGGGCGGACCGAATTGTGTGCCTCCCTCACGTAGTCCATGATGGGGGGCATGCGTGGAATCATCTTGGCCGGAGGAACTGGCTCTCGACTGCACCCCATCACCCTCGGTATCAGCAAGCAACTCGTACCGGTGTATGACAAGCCCATGATCTACTACCCGCTGTCCACGCTGATCCTGGCCGGCATCCGGGACATCCTGATCATCACCACGCCGCACGACAGCGCTCAGTTCAAGCGGCTCCTGGGAGACGGATCGCAATTCGGGATCAACCTGACGTATCGCGAGCAGCCGTCACCCGATGGCCTGGCTCAGGCGTTCATCCTCGGTGAGGACCACATCGGTCAGGACGACGTCGCCCTGGTCCTCGGAGACAACATCTTCTACGGACACGGCATGGGGACTCAGCTTCGACGGTTCCAGGGCATTCAGGGGGCATCGATCTTCGGGTACTGGGTCACGGACCCGACGGCCTATGGCGTGGTCGAGTTCGACGACGCAGGGAAGGCCATCTCACTCGAAGAGAAGCCCGTCACACCGAAGAGCAACTTCGCCGTCCCGGGTCTGTACTTCTACGACAACGATGTCGTGCAGATCGCAAAGAATCTGAAGCCGTCCCCGCGGGGGGAGCTGGAGATCACGGACGTCAACCGCACCTACCTCGAAGCCGGCACGCTGTCCGTCGAGGTGCTCGAGCGTGGGACCGCATGGCTGGACACCGGGACCTTCGACTCGCTCAACGATGCGTCCAACTACGTCCGCACGATCGAGAACCGGCAGGGACTGAAAGTGGGTGCCCCGGAGGAGATCGCCTGGCGCCTCGGGTTCCTGAGCGATGAGGAGCTCAGGCAGCGTGCGGAACCTCTCGTGAAGAGCGGTTACGGCGCCTACCTCCTGGGGCTCCTGGAGAGTACTCGCGTCGGCGTGTAGCGATTCGCGTGTAGCGATTCGGCGGAGGCCCATCGCCCCTGACTGCGCAGCCGCACGGCGAGTGTGGGCGACCCCGACGTCAGGTTGTCCGGCGGGACCACTACGCGTCGGGCCTCCGCCACGGCGTGCCAGCAGGCGTCTTCCACGGGGCCGCATCGTCGTCGGCCCACTGCGGCGGCGGGCGCCCCTCGAAAGCCGCTCTGCCGAATCTACCTGGCGCTTCTCCCCCGCGCGCCCCTGCACGCCCTCGTCATGCGTCGCCCTACAGAGGTGCGACGCTCGTCCTCACCCGGGCAGGCAGGTCCGCAGGACCGTCGGCATCATGCCCCGTGGCGGAGTCTCGCGACGACGTCCTTGATCCTGCCGTCCATCACGACCCTGCCGTGATCCAGCAGGATCCCTCGTTCGCAGATCTTCGCCACCATATCCAGGTCATGACTGACGACAACGAGAGTCTTGCCCTCAGCCGCCAGCTCGGCGATCTTGGCCAGGCACTTCTTCTGAAAGGGCTCGTCACCGACGGCGAGGATCTCATCGATCAGGAAGACCTCGGGGTCCGTGTGGACCGCGACGGAGAAAGCCAGCCGGAGGTACATCCCGGACGAGTAGAACTTCACCTCGGTGTCGATGAACTGACCGATCTCCGAGAACTCCACGATCGAATCGAAGCGCTCTTCGATCTCTGCACGTTCCATGCCGAGGATCGCGCCGTTCAGGTAGACGTTGTCACGGCCGCTGAGATCGGGGTGGAAACCGGCGCCCACCTCGATGAGGCCTGCCACCCTGCCCCGAGTGTGCACGCTGCCGGTGTCGGGGCGCATGACTCCGGAGATATGTTTGAGGAGGGTCGACTTCCCGGAACCGTTGAAGCCGAGGAGCGCTACGGTTTCCCCTTCATCGATCGTCACCGACACATCCGCCAACGCATGGAACCGTTCGGAGAGGTCGCCCTTCCGTCCCTTCATGAGCCAGACGAAGGCCTCCTTCATGGACCGGGTGTGGCGCAGGACGAACTGCTTGTTGACGTTGCGGATCTCGATCGCGGTACTCACGTGTCACAACTCCTGGGCGAAGCGGCCCTCGAGCCGCCTGAAGACGAGCTGGCCGATGACGAGCATCAGCCCGGAGGTCACGAGAGCCACCGGGATCCACAGGGACAGCAGGTTCGGCGGGATCGCCTCGGCCCTCTCCGTGGTGGGGAGCCAGAACGCGAAGTGGAAGGTCTCGACGGCGACCGTGATCGGGTTCAGCTGGTAGATCAGGAAGAACGTCTCCCCCAGCTTCTCGCGGACGAGCAGCCAGGGGTACAGCACGGGCGAAGCCCAGGTGGCGACCATCAGCAGCATGTCGACCAGGTTCTCGGCGTCACGGAAGTACACGTTCACCGCACCGAACAGCAGGCCGAGGCCGATCGCGAACATCGTGACGATCAGGAACCCGGCGACGGCGGCGGCCAACTGGAAGACAGTGGGTGACCACCCGGCGAAGATGCATGCCACGAGCAGGATGAGGATCTGCGGGACGAAGTGCACGGCCGAGACCCACGTCGAGGCGATCGGGAAGAGCTCACGCGGAAGGTAGATCTTCTTGATCAGGCCACCGTTCGAGACGATCGCGCGCGACGCGTTGCCCAGCGCCTCGTTGAAGTAGTTGATCAGGACGATGCCGGAGAACAGGTAGATCGCATAGTTGGGCAGGCCACCGGGGTTCCGCTCGCTCTGCTCGAGTCCCAGGAACACGCCGAGGGCGATGTAGAAGACCACGAACTGGACCCCGGGCTTGACGTAGGACCAGAGCAGGCCGAGCACGGAACCGCGGTAACGGACACGCAGCTCCTTCTGCACCAGCAGCTTCAGCAGATAACGGGACCGCACGACATCGCGGAGTCCGTGCCCGTAGCCCGGCACCACGAGTTCCCCGCGCGGCCCCCCTCCGGCTGCCGAGCGATCCATCAGACTGCTCACTTCGACGACTTCCCCGCGCTCTCGGCGGGGCTGGCGTTCTCGAAGGTCTCGGCCCAGGCCTGCTGCGACGTGAACTCCGGCAGCGCACGCTGGTACTCCTCCGCGAGTTCGTCCCAGCGGGCGAGCAGCCTCTGGTGGAGGACGATGCTCCGCTTGAGCATGGACTGGAACTTCGCGGAGTCCCGCTTGTACCAGGACGCACCCGAGCCGTCGGCCGAGGACACGAGCGCCGAGTCGAGCTGTGAGAGCCGCCACCACCGGGCATCCATCGCGGGGACGTTCGCCTCCGGGCGGACGCTCGCCTCGGGACGAGCGGGCCGGACCTGCCGGAGGGCTCCCGTGCCCGCCTTGACGAGCGCACTCCTGAGGGTGCGCGGCGGCGTCGGCTTGATCCCCTTCTTGGGCGGCTTCACCCGCTTCACGTCGGGGAACTCGGCGATGTTCTTGTTGATGCGCGCATCGTCGAAGTCCGCGCGACGCTTGCGGATCTCCGGGAGCTTGGCCCCGATGGTCGCATGGAGGTGCGACGGACCGTCGAGGAGGTCCTCCAGCGCATTCAGGCGGAGTTCGACCGCCGAGTACTGCATGGACAGGAGGTGGCGGACATCGACCGCGAAGCTCTCACGCGGCATACGGCCTCCGTGCTTGTACGGCGAGTACAGCATCGCGGCCAGCCAGCGGTTCCGCTGGTGGTAGTACGCCTGCCAGTCGATGGTGTCGTCCTTCTCCGTCCACGGCATGTGCCAGACCGCCGCTCCAGGCAGGGAGACGGTCCGGAAACCGTGGGCCTTCGCCCTGATCCCGTACTCGGCGTCGTCCCACTTGATGAAGACAGGGAGCGCAAGACCGATCTCACGGATGATGCTGGTCGGGATGAGGCACATCCACCAGCCGTTGAAGTCGACGTCGACGCGGCGGTGCATCCACGGCGTGGTCCTGAGGTTGCTGCTCGAGAAATCGTGCGCCTCGAAGGTGTTGGAGACGGGTCCCCAGAAATAGCGGTACTCGTTGACCTCCTCGCCGAAGCTGTGGAGCACGGCCCGCTCGTACAGGTTGAACATGTGCCCGCCGACGATGGTTGGCTTGCGGGTGAAGTCGGCGAAGTTCGCCGCCCGCAGGATCCCCTCGGTCTCGACCAGCACGTCGTCGTCGAGGAGCATGACGTACTTGCTCCGCCCGTCGTTGACCGTCTCATGCATGCCCCGGGCGAATCCGCCGGACCCTCCGAGGTTGCCCTGCTCGAGGAGGGTGAATTTGTCCCCGAGCCTCGCGGCTGCCTCGTCGAACCCCTCCTGGTCCCGTACCTTCTGGGTGCCCTGGTCCGTGATGATGAGGCGGTCGAGGACCCCGAGCAGGTCCTCCGACTCGGCGAAGGTGGACAGGTGGCGGACGCAGTAGTCCGGGCGGTTGAACGTGGTGACGGCCACCGAGAGCGTCCCGGCCGCGAAGCCCTCCGGCTGCGGGACCGACCATTCGGCGCGCTGCAGCGTGACGTCGCTGTCGAGGGCGACGAGATCGAACCAGTACCAGCCGCCGTCGCCGAAGGCGGTGATCGGCAGGTCGACGGCCACGGAGCTTCCCGCATCGGCGTGGACGCTCTGCACCCGGTTGGAGGTGCCGCGCGCGCTCGAACGGTAGATGACCACCGTCGCTTCGGCGTCGACCTTGACCGTCAGGCGCACCTGCGCGACGTCGGTGTGGGCACGCCAGTAGCTTGCCGGGAATGCATTGAAATACGTGCCGAAGGAGATGCGCCGGTAGGCCGGCAGGCGCAGGCTCCGGCGGTCGACGATGAAGTCGGAGCGCTGGGTGCTGTGCTGGGCGACGACGGCGGTCGTTCCTGCGCCGGCGCGAGCCGAGCGGTGCTGGTCGTCGACGACGCGCTGCGCTGCGTTGAAGTCGACGTAGAGCGGCAGGGTGTCGGTATCGCCGTCGGTTGGGAAGACTACGCGGTGGACCGTCTTCCAGAGCACGGCGCTGGTCTCGTCCTTCGCCGCCTCCATCACGTTCGTCACGATGCTCATGCTTCCACTCCTCCGCTTTCCAGCTTCGCGCCCGACGTGAAGTGCGGCGCGATCTTGTTGTCGAACATCGACAGCGCCGAGCCGATGGCCATGTGCATGTCGAGGTACTTGTAGGTGCCGAGTCGACCTCCGAAGAGCACCGACTCCTCGCCCTTCGCGAGATCGCGGTAGGCGAGCAGTTTCGCCCTGTCGTCGGCGGTGTTGATCGGGTAGTAGGGCTCGTCGCCCTTCTCCGCGAAACGGGAGTACTCCCGCATGATGACGGTCGCGTCCTTCGTGTAATCGCGCTCCGGGTGGAAATGGCGGAACTCGTGGATGCGCGTGTACGCGGCGTCCTCGTCCGGGTAGTTCATCACCGAACAGCCCTGGAAGTCCTCGATCGGGAGCACCTCCTCCTCGAGGTCGATGGTGCGCCAGGAGAGGTCGCCCTCGGCGAAGTCGAAGTACCGGTCCACGGGGCCGGTGTAGATGACGGGGACCTGGCCGAGTGTGCTGGAGCGCGAGTACTCGTGGCCCTCGTCGAAGAAGTCCGTGTTGAGGTGGACGTCGATGTTCGGGTGGTCGGCCATCCGCTCGATCCACGCCGTGTACCCGTTGACGGGCAGACCCTCGTACTTGTCGTTGAAGTACCGGTTGTCGTAGGTGTAGCGGACGGGGAGCCGGGAGATGATCTCCGCCGGCAGGTCCTTCGGGTCGGTCTGCCACTGCTTGCCGGTGTAGTACTTGATGAACGCCTCGTACAGGGGCCGTCCGATGAGCTGGATCCCCTTGTCGTTCAGGTTCTGCGGATCCGTTCCGGCGAGCTCGCCGGCCTGCTCCTGGATGAGGGCGCGGGCCTCGGCAGGGCCGAGAGCGGTGCGGAAGAACTGGTTGATCGTGCCGAGGTTGATCGGCATGGGGAACACCTCGCCCTTGTGGCGGGTGTAGACCTTGTGCACGTAGCTCGTGAACTCGGTGAAGTTGTGCACGTAGTCCCAGACGCGCTCGTTCGAGGTGTGGAACAGGTGTGCGCCGTAGCGGTGGACCTCGATCCCCGTGCGGGCTTCGTTCTCGCTGTACGCGTTCCCG is a window encoding:
- the rfbA gene encoding glucose-1-phosphate thymidylyltransferase RfbA, producing the protein MRGIILAGGTGSRLHPITLGISKQLVPVYDKPMIYYPLSTLILAGIRDILIITTPHDSAQFKRLLGDGSQFGINLTYREQPSPDGLAQAFILGEDHIGQDDVALVLGDNIFYGHGMGTQLRRFQGIQGASIFGYWVTDPTAYGVVEFDDAGKAISLEEKPVTPKSNFAVPGLYFYDNDVVQIAKNLKPSPRGELEITDVNRTYLEAGTLSVEVLERGTAWLDTGTFDSLNDASNYVRTIENRQGLKVGAPEEIAWRLGFLSDEELRQRAEPLVKSGYGAYLLGLLESTRVGV
- a CDS encoding ABC transporter ATP-binding protein, with amino-acid sequence MSTAIEIRNVNKQFVLRHTRSMKEAFVWLMKGRKGDLSERFHALADVSVTIDEGETVALLGFNGSGKSTLLKHISGVMRPDTGSVHTRGRVAGLIEVGAGFHPDLSGRDNVYLNGAILGMERAEIEERFDSIVEFSEIGQFIDTEVKFYSSGMYLRLAFSVAVHTDPEVFLIDEILAVGDEPFQKKCLAKIAELAAEGKTLVVVSHDLDMVAKICERGILLDHGRVVMDGRIKDVVARLRHGA
- the glf gene encoding UDP-galactopyranose mutase; this translates as MNVDLVVVGSGFFGLTIAERAATQLGLKVAVLDRRHHIGGNAYSENEARTGIEVHRYGAHLFHTSNERVWDYVHNFTEFTSYVHKVYTRHKGEVFPMPINLGTINQFFRTALGPAEARALIQEQAGELAGTDPQNLNDKGIQLIGRPLYEAFIKYYTGKQWQTDPKDLPAEIISRLPVRYTYDNRYFNDKYEGLPVNGYTAWIERMADHPNIDVHLNTDFFDEGHEYSRSSTLGQVPVIYTGPVDRYFDFAEGDLSWRTIDLEEEVLPIEDFQGCSVMNYPDEDAAYTRIHEFRHFHPERDYTKDATVIMREYSRFAEKGDEPYYPINTADDRAKLLAYRDLAKGEESVLFGGRLGTYKYLDMHMAIGSALSMFDNKIAPHFTSGAKLESGGVEA
- a CDS encoding glycosyltransferase, with translation MSIVTNVMEAAKDETSAVLWKTVHRVVFPTDGDTDTLPLYVDFNAAQRVVDDQHRSARAGAGTTAVVAQHSTQRSDFIVDRRSLRLPAYRRISFGTYFNAFPASYWRAHTDVAQVRLTVKVDAEATVVIYRSSARGTSNRVQSVHADAGSSVAVDLPITAFGDGGWYWFDLVALDSDVTLQRAEWSVPQPEGFAAGTLSVAVTTFNRPDYCVRHLSTFAESEDLLGVLDRLIITDQGTQKVRDQEGFDEAAARLGDKFTLLEQGNLGGSGGFARGMHETVNDGRSKYVMLLDDDVLVETEGILRAANFADFTRKPTIVGGHMFNLYERAVLHSFGEEVNEYRYFWGPVSNTFEAHDFSSSNLRTTPWMHRRVDVDFNGWWMCLIPTSIIREIGLALPVFIKWDDAEYGIRAKAHGFRTVSLPGAAVWHMPWTEKDDTIDWQAYYHQRNRWLAAMLYSPYKHGGRMPRESFAVDVRHLLSMQYSAVELRLNALEDLLDGPSHLHATIGAKLPEIRKRRADFDDARINKNIAEFPDVKRVKPPKKGIKPTPPRTLRSALVKAGTGALRQVRPARPEASVRPEANVPAMDARWWRLSQLDSALVSSADGSGASWYKRDSAKFQSMLKRSIVLHQRLLARWDELAEEYQRALPEFTSQQAWAETFENASPAESAGKSSK
- a CDS encoding ABC transporter permease encodes the protein MDRSAAGGGPRGELVVPGYGHGLRDVVRSRYLLKLLVQKELRVRYRGSVLGLLWSYVKPGVQFVVFYIALGVFLGLEQSERNPGGLPNYAIYLFSGIVLINYFNEALGNASRAIVSNGGLIKKIYLPRELFPIASTWVSAVHFVPQILILLVACIFAGWSPTVFQLAAAVAGFLIVTMFAIGLGLLFGAVNVYFRDAENLVDMLLMVATWASPVLYPWLLVREKLGETFFLIYQLNPITVAVETFHFAFWLPTTERAEAIPPNLLSLWIPVALVTSGLMLVIGQLVFRRLEGRFAQEL